In one Pseudomonas tensinigenes genomic region, the following are encoded:
- the gatB gene encoding Asp-tRNA(Asn)/Glu-tRNA(Gln) amidotransferase subunit GatB, producing the protein MQWEVVIGLEIHTQLTTRSKIFSGSSTTFGSEPNTQASLIDLGMPGVLPVLNQEAVRMAVMFGLAIDAEIGQHNVFARKNYFYPDLPKGYQISQMELPIVGKGHLDIALEDGTVKRVGITRAHLEEDAGKSLHEEFNGATGIDLNRAGTPLLEIVSEPDMRSAKEAVAYVKAIHALVRYLGICDGNMAEGSLRCDCNVSIRPKGQVEFGTRCEIKNVNSFRFIEKAINSEIQRQIELIEDGGKVIQQTRLYDPNKDETRPMRSKEEANDYRYFPDPDLLPVVIEESFLGEVRATLPELPPQKRERFQEQFGLSVYDASVLATSREQADYFEKVASIGGDAKLAANWVMVELGSLLNKQGLDIDESPVSAELLGGMLLRIKDNTISGKIAKVVFEAMANGEGSADDIIEKRGLKQVTDSGAISAVLDEMLAANAEQVEQYRAADEAKRGKMFGFFVGQAMKASKGKANPQQVNELLKSKLEG; encoded by the coding sequence ATGCAATGGGAAGTCGTGATCGGGCTGGAGATTCACACTCAGCTCACTACCCGGTCGAAAATCTTTTCCGGTAGTTCCACCACATTCGGTTCCGAGCCGAACACCCAGGCCAGCCTGATCGACCTGGGCATGCCCGGCGTGCTGCCGGTGCTGAACCAGGAAGCCGTGCGTATGGCGGTGATGTTCGGTCTGGCGATTGACGCCGAGATCGGTCAGCACAACGTGTTCGCCCGCAAGAACTACTTCTACCCGGACCTGCCGAAGGGCTATCAGATCAGTCAGATGGAGTTGCCGATCGTCGGCAAGGGCCACCTGGATATCGCCTTGGAAGACGGCACCGTCAAACGTGTCGGCATCACCCGCGCGCACCTGGAAGAAGACGCTGGCAAGAGCCTGCACGAAGAATTCAACGGTGCCACCGGCATCGACCTGAACCGTGCCGGCACGCCGCTGCTGGAAATCGTTTCCGAGCCGGACATGCGCAGCGCCAAGGAAGCCGTGGCTTACGTCAAGGCGATCCACGCGTTGGTACGTTATCTGGGCATCTGCGACGGCAACATGGCCGAAGGTTCGCTGCGTTGCGACTGCAACGTGTCGATCCGTCCGAAAGGCCAGGTTGAGTTCGGTACGCGCTGCGAGATCAAGAACGTCAACTCGTTCCGTTTCATCGAGAAGGCGATCAACTCCGAGATCCAGCGTCAGATCGAGCTGATCGAAGACGGCGGCAAAGTGATCCAGCAGACCCGTCTGTACGATCCGAACAAGGACGAAACCCGTCCGATGCGTTCGAAAGAGGAAGCCAACGACTACCGTTACTTCCCCGATCCGGACCTGCTGCCGGTGGTCATCGAAGAGTCGTTCCTCGGTGAAGTGCGTGCCACCCTGCCGGAACTGCCTCCGCAGAAACGCGAGCGCTTCCAGGAGCAATTCGGTCTGTCGGTCTATGACGCTAGCGTGCTGGCCACCAGCCGCGAGCAAGCCGACTACTTCGAGAAAGTCGCGAGCATCGGCGGCGACGCCAAACTGGCGGCGAACTGGGTAATGGTCGAGTTGGGCAGCCTGCTCAACAAGCAAGGCCTGGACATCGACGAGTCGCCGGTTTCCGCTGAACTGCTGGGCGGCATGCTGCTGCGCATCAAGGACAACACCATCTCCGGCAAGATTGCCAAGGTTGTGTTCGAAGCGATGGCCAACGGTGAAGGCAGCGCAGACGATATCATCGAAAAACGCGGCCTCAAGCAGGTTACCGACAGCGGCGCGATCTCGGCGGTGCTGGACGAAATGCTCGCGGCCAACGCCGAGCAAGTTGAACAGTACCGTGCGGCTGATGAAGCCAAACGCGGCAAGATGTTCGGCTTCTTCGTCGGTCAGGCGATGAAAGCGTCGAAAGGCAAGGCCAACCCGCAGCAAGTGAACGAACTGCTGAAAAGCAAGCTCGAAGGCTGA
- the gatA gene encoding Asp-tRNA(Asn)/Glu-tRNA(Gln) amidotransferase subunit GatA, which yields MHQMTLAEIARGLADKKFSSEELTKVLLARITQLDPQLNSFISLTEALALEQAKAADARRANGESGALLGAPIAHKDLFCTQGIRTSCGSKMLDNFKAPYDATVVAKLAAAGAVTLGKTNMDEFAMGSANESSWYGAVKNPWNLEHVPGGSSGGSAAAVAARLLPAATATDTGGSIRQPAAFTNLTGLKPTYGRVSRWGMIAYASSLDQGGPLARTAEDCAILLQGMAGFDQNDSTSIDEPVPDYSASLGDSLQGLRIGVPKEYFSAGLDPRIAELIQNSIKELQKLGAVIKEISLPNMQHAIPAYYVIAPAEASSNLSRFDGVRFGHRCEQPKDLIDLYKRSRGEGFGPEVQRRIMVGAYALSAGYYDAYYLKAQKIRRLVKNDFMAAFNEVDIILGPTTPNPAWKLGAKNSDPVAAYLEDVYTITANLAGLPGLSMPAGFVDGLPVGVQLLAPYFQEGRLLNVAHQYQLNTDWHTRTPTGF from the coding sequence ATGCATCAAATGACTCTGGCCGAGATCGCCCGCGGTCTCGCCGATAAAAAGTTTTCCTCCGAAGAGCTGACCAAAGTCCTGCTGGCGCGCATTACCCAGCTCGATCCGCAGCTCAACAGTTTTATCAGCCTCACCGAAGCGCTGGCCCTCGAGCAGGCGAAAGCCGCCGATGCCCGCCGCGCCAACGGTGAGAGCGGCGCCCTGCTCGGCGCGCCGATCGCTCACAAAGACCTGTTCTGCACCCAGGGCATTCGCACCAGCTGCGGCTCGAAGATGCTCGACAACTTCAAAGCCCCGTACGACGCCACCGTGGTCGCGAAACTGGCGGCTGCCGGCGCGGTGACCCTGGGCAAGACCAACATGGACGAATTCGCCATGGGTTCGGCCAACGAGTCGAGCTGGTACGGCGCGGTGAAAAACCCGTGGAACCTGGAGCACGTACCAGGCGGTTCGTCCGGCGGTTCGGCGGCGGCGGTTGCCGCTCGTCTGTTGCCAGCGGCGACGGCCACCGACACTGGCGGTTCGATTCGTCAGCCGGCGGCCTTCACCAACCTCACCGGCCTGAAACCGACCTACGGTCGCGTTTCGCGCTGGGGCATGATCGCTTACGCCTCCAGCCTGGATCAGGGCGGCCCGTTGGCGCGCACGGCCGAAGACTGCGCAATTTTGTTGCAAGGTATGGCTGGCTTCGATCAGAACGACTCCACCAGCATCGATGAGCCGGTGCCGGATTACTCGGCCAGCCTCGGCGACTCGCTGCAAGGCCTGCGCATCGGTGTACCGAAGGAATACTTCAGCGCCGGTCTCGACCCGCGTATCGCCGAGCTGATCCAGAACAGCATCAAAGAGCTGCAGAAGCTCGGTGCCGTGATCAAGGAAATCAGCCTGCCGAACATGCAGCACGCGATCCCTGCGTACTACGTGATCGCGCCGGCAGAGGCCTCCTCGAACCTGTCGCGTTTCGACGGCGTGCGTTTCGGCCATCGCTGCGAGCAACCGAAAGACCTGATCGACCTGTACAAGCGCTCCCGTGGCGAAGGCTTCGGCCCGGAAGTGCAGCGCCGGATCATGGTCGGTGCGTACGCGCTGTCCGCCGGTTACTACGACGCCTACTACCTGAAAGCGCAGAAGATCCGTCGTCTGGTGAAGAACGACTTCATGGCTGCCTTTAATGAAGTCGACATCATCCTCGGCCCGACCACGCCGAACCCGGCCTGGAAGCTCGGCGCCAAGAACAGCGACCCGGTCGCTGCCTATCTGGAAGACGTCTACACCATCACCGCCAACCTCGCGGGCCTGCCGGGCCTGTCGATGCCGGCCGGGTTTGTCGACGGCTTGCCGGTTGGCGTGCAGTTGCTCGCGCCGTATTTCCAGGAAGGTCGCCTGTTGAACGTTGCCCACCAGTATCAGCTCAACACTGACTGGCACACCCGCACCCCAACCGGCTTCTGA
- the gatC gene encoding Asp-tRNA(Asn)/Glu-tRNA(Gln) amidotransferase subunit GatC, which produces MALERSDVEKIAHLACLGLNDADLPHITSALNSILGLVDEMQAVNTDGIEPLAHPLEASQRLRADVVTETNHREAYQSIAPAVENGLYLVPKVID; this is translated from the coding sequence ATGGCGCTAGAACGCTCCGACGTGGAAAAAATCGCTCATCTGGCCTGCCTTGGCCTCAATGATGCCGATCTTCCACACATTACTTCCGCTCTCAACAGCATTCTCGGTCTGGTCGACGAAATGCAGGCTGTTAATACCGACGGAATCGAGCCTCTGGCCCACCCGCTGGAAGCCAGTCAGCGCCTGCGCGCCGACGTTGTGACCGAGACCAATCACCGCGAGGCCTACCAGTCCATCGCACCAGCGGTCGAAAACGGCCTGTATCTGGTTCCGAAAGTCATCGACTAA
- the mreB gene encoding rod shape-determining protein MreB: MFKKLRGMFSSDLSIDLGTANTLIYVRERGIVLNEPSVVAIRTHGNQKSVVAVGTEAKRMLGRTPGNIAAIRPMKDGVIADFSVCEKMLQYFINKVHENSFLQPSPRVLICVPCKSTQVERRAIRESALGAGAREVFLIEEPMAAAIGAGLPVEEARGSMVVDIGGGTTEIALISLNGVVYAESVRVGGDRFDEAIITYVRRNYGSLIGESTAERIKQEIGTAYPGGEVREVDVRGRNLAEGVPRAFTLNSNEVLEALQESLATIVQAVKSALEQSPPELASDIAERGLVLTGGGALLRDLDKLLAQETGLPVIVAEDPLTCVARGGGRALEMMDKHTMDLLSSE, encoded by the coding sequence ATGTTCAAGAAACTGCGTGGCATGTTTTCCAGCGATCTTTCCATTGACCTGGGCACTGCCAACACCCTTATTTACGTGCGCGAGCGCGGTATCGTCCTGAATGAGCCATCGGTTGTGGCCATTCGGACACACGGTAACCAGAAAAGTGTCGTTGCTGTCGGCACCGAGGCCAAGCGCATGCTCGGCCGTACGCCGGGCAACATTGCTGCCATTCGTCCGATGAAGGACGGCGTGATCGCCGACTTCAGCGTCTGCGAAAAGATGCTGCAATACTTTATTAACAAGGTTCACGAAAACAGCTTTCTGCAGCCTAGCCCTCGTGTGCTGATCTGCGTTCCATGCAAATCCACTCAGGTTGAGCGTCGTGCTATCCGTGAATCGGCCCTCGGTGCCGGTGCGCGTGAAGTGTTCCTGATCGAAGAGCCAATGGCTGCTGCGATCGGTGCCGGTCTGCCGGTCGAAGAAGCGCGCGGTTCGATGGTCGTGGATATCGGTGGTGGTACCACTGAAATCGCACTGATCTCCCTGAACGGTGTGGTCTATGCCGAATCCGTCCGCGTTGGCGGCGACCGCTTCGACGAAGCGATCATCACCTACGTGCGCCGTAACTACGGCAGCCTGATCGGTGAGTCCACCGCTGAGCGCATCAAACAGGAAATCGGTACGGCCTACCCGGGCGGCGAAGTTCGCGAAGTCGACGTTCGCGGTCGCAACCTGGCCGAAGGCGTTCCACGCGCATTCACCCTGAACTCCAACGAAGTACTGGAAGCTCTGCAAGAGTCTCTGGCGACCATCGTTCAGGCTGTGAAAAGCGCGCTGGAGCAATCGCCGCCGGAACTGGCTTCCGACATCGCCGAGCGTGGCCTGGTGCTGACCGGTGGTGGCGCATTGCTGCGTGACCTCGACAAGTTGCTGGCCCAGGAAACCGGTCTGCCAGTGATCGTTGCCGAAGATCCGCTGACCTGTGTTGCTCGCGGCGGTGGCCGTGCATTGGAAATGATGGATAAGCACACCATGGATCTGCTCTCGAGCGAATAA
- the mreC gene encoding rod shape-determining protein MreC — protein MKPLFAKGPSLGVRLLVLAVLSVALMVVDARFDLLKPARKQASLVLMDAYWITDLPGRLWEGIASQFGSRTELIAENEKLKTENLLYQGRMQKLAALTEQNVRLRELLNSSALVNEKVEVAELIGMDPNPFTHRIIINKGERDGVVLGQPVLDARGLMGQVVELMPYTSRVLLLTDTTHSIPVQVNRNGLRAIASGTGNPERLELRHVADTADIKEGDLLVSSGLGQRFPAGYPVATVKEVIHDSGQPFAIVRAVPTAALNRSRYLLLVFSDSRTAEERANDAAQAQEILDAHGGGPMMPANVSKPLVMPAPAAPSTPEQAPATTAPAATAVKPGASKPPATVPAASKPPASSPAAGKPPAKPPVTAPVTTRGRE, from the coding sequence ATTAAACCGCTTTTCGCCAAAGGCCCTTCGTTGGGTGTGCGCCTGTTGGTGCTGGCCGTGCTATCGGTCGCGCTGATGGTGGTCGATGCCCGCTTTGATCTGCTCAAGCCTGCACGCAAACAAGCGTCGCTAGTGCTGATGGATGCCTACTGGATCACTGACCTGCCCGGACGGCTGTGGGAAGGGATTGCCAGCCAGTTCGGCAGTCGCACCGAGCTCATCGCCGAAAACGAAAAGCTCAAGACCGAAAACCTGCTTTATCAAGGGCGTATGCAGAAATTGGCCGCCCTGACGGAGCAGAACGTTCGATTGCGCGAGTTGCTCAACTCTTCCGCACTGGTCAATGAGAAGGTCGAAGTGGCCGAGCTGATCGGCATGGATCCCAATCCCTTCACCCATCGAATCATCATCAATAAAGGTGAGCGCGACGGCGTGGTGCTCGGTCAGCCGGTGCTCGATGCTCGCGGTCTGATGGGGCAAGTGGTCGAGTTGATGCCGTACACCTCGCGTGTATTGCTGTTGACCGACACCACCCACAGCATTCCTGTGCAGGTGAACCGTAACGGACTACGGGCGATTGCCAGCGGTACCGGCAACCCGGAGCGCCTGGAATTGCGGCATGTCGCCGACACGGCGGATATCAAGGAAGGCGATCTGCTGGTCAGCTCCGGGCTCGGACAGCGTTTCCCGGCGGGTTATCCGGTGGCGACGGTCAAGGAAGTGATCCATGACTCTGGCCAGCCATTTGCGATCGTTCGCGCGGTACCGACCGCTGCGCTGAACCGCAGTCGCTACTTGCTGCTGGTGTTCAGTGACTCACGTACGGCTGAGGAACGCGCCAACGACGCTGCGCAGGCTCAGGAAATTCTGGATGCCCATGGCGGCGGTCCGATGATGCCTGCCAACGTTTCGAAACCTCTGGTCATGCCGGCGCCTGCCGCCCCTTCGACTCCCGAACAGGCGCCAGCAACCACAGCGCCCGCCGCGACGGCGGTCAAACCGGGTGCAAGCAAACCGCCAGCGACTGTACCGGCTGCGTCGAAGCCGCCGGCGTCTTCGCCAGCCGCCGGCAAACCACCCGCCAAACCACCGGTCACGGCGCCAGTCACCACCAGGGGACGAGAATAA
- the mreD gene encoding rod shape-determining protein MreD, producing MVGVKASRNGWMVWLTFLIGLLLSVSPLPIFMEILRPLWLALLLTFWALYMPQTVGMVTAFCLGLAEDVLQGDLFGQNALILSLITFLVLSLQQRLRMFPMWQQCLVILVIFGLAQLVQLWLSALTGNRQPTLALVLPALVSALLWPWVSFALRGLRRRYKIN from the coding sequence ATGGTCGGTGTGAAAGCTTCTCGAAATGGCTGGATGGTCTGGCTGACATTTTTGATCGGCCTGTTGCTCAGCGTGTCACCGTTGCCGATCTTCATGGAAATCCTTCGCCCGCTGTGGCTGGCCTTGCTACTGACGTTCTGGGCGCTGTACATGCCGCAGACGGTCGGCATGGTCACCGCGTTCTGTCTGGGGTTGGCCGAAGACGTATTGCAAGGCGATCTGTTTGGGCAAAACGCGCTCATCCTCTCGCTGATTACGTTCCTGGTGCTGTCATTGCAGCAGCGCTTGCGGATGTTCCCGATGTGGCAGCAGTGTCTGGTGATCCTGGTGATCTTTGGCCTCGCGCAACTGGTGCAATTGTGGCTCAGCGCCCTGACTGGCAACCGCCAGCCGACTCTGGCGCTGGTACTGCCGGCGCTGGTCAGCGCATTGCTCTGGCCCTGGGTCAGCTTCGCCCTGCGTGGATTGCGCCGCCGCTACAAAATCAATTGA